tgcagatgacaccacccttatggcagaaagtgaagaactaaagagcctcttgatgaaagtgaaagaggagagtgaaaaagttggcttaaaactcaacattcaaaaaactaagattatggagtccagtctcatcacttcatggcaaataggtggggaaacagtgacagactttattctggggggcttaaaaatcactgcagatggtgagtgcagccataaaattaaaagacgcttgttcctttggagaaaagctgtgacaaacttacatagcatattaaaaagcagagatacttactttgcccacaaaggtccatttagtcaaagtaGTCCAaactactggtttttccagtagtgatgtatggatgtgagagttggactataaagaaagctgagtgcagaagaattgatgcttttgaaccgtgttgttggagaagactcttgagagtcgcttggactacaaggagatcaaaccagtcaatcctaaaggaaatcagtcctgaatattcattgcaaggactgatgctgaagctgaaactcccaatattttggccacctaatgcgaagaactgactcattggaaaagactctgattctgggtaagactgaaggcaggaggagaaggggatgacaggatgagatggttggatagcatcaccgactcgatagacatgagtttgaacaagctctgggagttggtgatggacagggaagcctgcagtgctgcagttcatggggttgcaaagagtcggacatgtctgaacTGATCTTCaccaaaagaatatttatttagacATGTGCAGAAGAGTCTGCGGTGGGTAAATTCTAAATTTATGAAAGATGACAGAGAAAACTTGGCAGCTAAGTAAAACAACTCAAGAGAAAAAATGATTTATGAACGAAAACTAACCATGGTACACTTGCATGATTTACCTGTGAATAGAAATTACATGGTTGTGAAGATGAAAAACCTGAAGActgatttaaacaaaaatatgaaatagcTTGATTACGATGGTGCAGGTATGGGAAGAGTGTGTATATCATGGGGAATATTCAGGGACGAGGATGAAAGGAATTAAATCTCTACCCTACACACTGAGTAATTAGGAGAAAATCAAGTACAACAGAATAGGCTGTTATTTAGAAAACATGGAGGAAAATACCATAAGAAAGAGCTAAGAGACAAAACTTTTTTCCtctgaggagaatgaaaaaaagagaggccAGGTGAACAGATGCTCTTTAAACATTAactaccccctccccccaccaaatttgaaaaaaaacaaaatagataaagatGAAGACACAGGTCTGAGTTCTTATTTCAAGGTTGAATAGAAGTGAGAATGGGTAAAGTTGACATATTAATAGATATACCAGAGTAACATGCTGACCAAGGTGAAGGACAGAGCAGGGCATTGAGAGAACACAGCAGAAAGTCAGCTGTGAAGAAGCAACATCACAGTGTCTTAATCCTCATACCAGATTTCTCTACATCCTAAATCTGAACCCTTATTTATTTGTGCAGAAACCTCCAAATTATAAATGTTCCCAAACATCAATTCCCACTTAGGACAGTATCTATCCCCATGctctgagaaatgaaaattttaattttgctcatttttttccttgtacttttttttttttggctgcactgaatcttcattgtggcattcAGTTGGATCACATAGTCTTAGATgccctgcagtatgtgggatcttagtttcacaACTAGAAATCAAAtcagcatcccctgcattggaagattgattcttaaccactgggcaaccagggaagtccctccatgtgCTTTCCAAAGAAGCTATTATACAAAATTTTGAAATTCAAAGCTATATTTATTACCAGATCTCTATGCCTATTTTcatgttttgatttgtttctgCAGGTGCCCAGGAGTTTGTGTACATTTACATTTGAGATTGTATTTGTATTCAGAACTGATATTGGAAATTAAGAAAAACCTCATGACATGGAATTTTTAAGGCAGTTTTATGCTATACTATGATCATGTCACTATTTATAACATATGAGTATTTTCATTTCTAGACGAAGTCTGGGAAATTGATGGTTGTGTGGAGTGGCATCAGGAAAATCAAGGCAAGCTGGGAAGTGTGGCAGAAGGCTATCCCTGTACTGCATTTGGAAAACTGTGTCTTATTACTGCAAATAATGCTTCTTCAAGACAGAGACTTCATAAATGTGTCACAAATGGGAAGAGTTTGAAATGTAATACAGGTTTCAGTAATAATTACGCTGGAAAGAATCCTaatgactttcatgcattgagggAATCATCCTTCCTTTCCAGACATGAACAAGCTGTTATTGGcataaaatattgtgaaaatgatgaaTCTGGAAAAACTGCCAACAGAAAGCCACTGCTTATTTGCCAACAAATGCATATGGGAGGGAAATTGTTTGAATGCAGTTcctgtgggaaggccttcagCAGCAAGTCGAACCTTCTGGTGCATCAGGAAACTCATGAAGAAGCAAAACCCTACAAGTGTGATGGATGTGGGAAAGACTTCAGCAACAAGTCCTACCTCGTTGCACATCAGAGaactcacacaggagagaaactaCATGAATGTAGTGATTGTCAGAAAACTTTTAGTTTCAATTCACAACTTGTTatacatcagagaattcacacaCAGGAGAATCCCTATGAATGCTGTGAATGTGGGAAAGTCTTCACTAGGAGGGACCAGCTTGTTTCCCACCAGAGAACTCATTCAGGACTGAAACCCTATGGATGTCATGAATGTGGGAAAGCTTTTGGTTTGAAATCACAACTCATTATACATcaaagaattcatactggagagaaaccctatgaatgcaGTGATTGTCAGAAAGCCTTTAATACAAAGTCTAACCTCATGGTTCATCAGAGaactcacacaggagagaaaccttatagttgtagtgaatgtgggaaagcttTTACTTTCAAGTCACAGCTCATTGTACATCAGGGAGCACACAGTGGCGTCAAACCCTATGGATGTAATCATTgtggaaaagctttcagtttgaAGTCACAACTCATTGTACATCAGAGAAGTCACACAGGAGTGAAGCCCTATGGATGCAATCAATGTGGGAAAGCTTTTAGGAGCAAGTCGTACCTCATTATACATCAGAGaactcacacaggagagaaactcCATGAATGCTGTGAATGTGGGAGAGCCTTCAGTTTTAATTCACAACTTGTTatacatcagagaattcacacagGGGAGAATCCCTATGAATGCAGtgagtgtgggaaagccttcagtcGGAAATACCAGCTCATTTCACACCAGAGAACTCATGCAGGGGAAAAGCCCTATGAATGCAGTGATTGTGGGAAAACTTTTGGTTTGAAATCACAGCTCATGATACATCAGCGAACTCATACAGGAGAGAAGCCCTACGAATGCAGTGAATGTCAGAAAGCCTTTAATACAAAGTCAAACCTTATTGTACATCGGAGAACCCACACAGGAGAAAAACCATATGGTTGTagtgaatgtgggaaatcctTTACTTTTAAATCACAGCTCATTGTACATCAGGGAGCACACACTGGGGTAAAACCCTATGGTTGTAATcagtgtgggaaagccttcagttTGAAGTCACAGCTCATTGTACATCAGAGAAGTCACACAGGATTGAAACCCTATGGGTGCATTGAATGTGGGAAAGCTTTTAGGAGTAAGTCCTACCTCATCATACATACAAGGACTCACACAGGGGAGAAACCACATGAATGCAGTGAATGCGGGAAATCCTTCAGTTTTAACTCACAACTTATtgtacatcagagaattcatacaggAGAGAGTCCCTATGAATGCAGTGATTGTGGGAAAGCCTTTAATAGGAAAGACCAGCTCATCTCACATCAGCGAACTCATGCAGGGGAAAAACCTTATGGGTGTAGtgagtgtgggaaagcctttagTAGCAAGTCATATCTCATTATACATATGAGAACTCATTCAGGAGAGAAACCATATGAATGTCAcaaatgtgggaaagccttcattTGGAAGTCACTACTCATTGTACATGAGCGAACTCATGCAGGGGAAAACCCTTATAAATGCAGTCAGTGTGAGAAATCCTTCAGTGGGAAATTACGGCTCCTTGTACATCAGAGAATGCACACAAGAGAGAAGCCCTATGAATGCAATGAGTGTAAAAAAGCCTTCATTAGGAAGTCTCAGCTCATTGTACATCAGAGGACTCATTCAggggagaaaccctatgaatgcaGTGAGTGCGGAAAAACTTTCTCTCAGAAATCAATTCTCAGTGCACATCAGAGgactcatactggagagaaaccctgtAAATGTgctgaatgtgggaaagccttttgTTGGAAGTCACAACTCATTATGCATCAGAGAACTCATGCAGATGAGAAACATATTGGTGAGTTAAATATAAGAAACTTTCTCTCAAAAGTGAATTCACAGGAATTCCTCGAAAattcatacaggagagaaactttataaatggaatcatctCATTGTACACCATGTATGTATGGCATGTGGAAAGGAATCCACAGAAAGCTGTttttcatacatacacacacaaatcagtAAATGTACACAGGAACTGTATGAATTCAGTGAACCCTCTGAAAGTTCTTAGCAGGAAGTCGCACCATGTCTTTAAGTTTGTGCAGTTGAGGAACAATATGAATGAAGTGAATATCAGAAACTCGTTTCTTAACATGCTAACATCTGCAAAGAGTCAATTCCATAATGCAAATGAATATAGAATACAGTCCTTTGAAATTCATAATTTATTGGAATTAggattttaatgagaaaaaaatgttaattgaatGTATTGCAGGCATCATCAGAAGGTAATATGTTGGAGAAACCATGGTATAAAGTTAGGAAAATTCTTCACCTAGAAATGACAGGCttctaataaaaaagtaaaaatttgaaTGAGTGAAGatctatgaatattttttaagcctCTACAGGAAAATTTACTATTTTGATtcatctggaaaaaaattttcctttataaatTTAGGGGAAATTATGCTTGTAAACTCTTAGGAAAAGCTTGTAAAAAACTATCCAACTATCAATGATAAACATTTTATAGAATATAAAGATTTTCTTACCTGAGTAAATGTAATAATCATGATAATAATAAGGATCACATCAGAAGCCCTACAGCAATGTTTAggtgttttcttcctttctgtactataaaatatgttttatggaCTTTGGCATATTCTTATGGATGCCACATTTGATAAATTAACTAGATAACAATACTGTTTCTCAGGGATTTATACTCTGCATGGCAACATCTTTAAAATACAACTTGTTACTAGAATAATATGGCATATAATGCATTTCAGTACCTTAAAACCTTTACTATTGTTTTGTACCCTCTGTAAATGGACCTGAAAGCTCTCTCACTATATAATCAGTATAGCCCACGTTTCATGTGTTTGCATATCTGGAATCTGTCCTTCCCTTTTTGATTAGAATaccttgattttctttaagagaatTGACAGTGTATGTAATGCATGCATGATCAGATCATCATTCAGGGTACCCTGCCAGGAGTTGGCTGAGATAgtccaaaatttaaatttttaatggacTCCTTAGTACAGAAAATCAAACGTAGCTTTTGTTCTCAGGTAACATCTTGCTGCAAATATTAATTAGTTCCTTCTATATAGCTTACCCAGAATAGCTTTAGTTGTTGTCACTTCTTAATTCTAGTTCACTTCTCTCTTAATTTGAGCTATCTGGTATCCTCTCAGTACATTTAAATGATACCTTTAAGTgatgctgctgaagcctgcaaGTATAGCTGTAGATTCAGGGCAGTGAAAAGTCATTCTACCAGTGGCTTACTTACAAAATCAGTTTTTTTCATAACCTCACCAGTTACCTTTTATGTATTAGCATTAATCTGGAAAGAGCTACAACCCTGAAAATAAGTTTAGGGCTATCTTGGAGGAATATGAGGATTTAAAACTGCAGATACTTCTAAAGCACCCACTACTTTGTGCCCTTCAGTGGGGAATCCCATTGCTTACCCAAAGAAACTGTTTCTTCCAGGAAGGATATAGTTACTGATTTCTGAATCCCTAATCCTTATGCAGGGTCCAAAGTCAAGAAACTTGGAGTGAAGAATGATGACTCACAGAAGGGCAGAGAAAGCTTGCATAAGGAAAGAATTTCAGATATTTGCTATAGTCTATCCCCTAAACTTGGAAAATGTCATGAATATGTATTTTGTCA
This is a stretch of genomic DNA from Budorcas taxicolor isolate Tak-1 chromosome 17, Takin1.1, whole genome shotgun sequence. It encodes these proteins:
- the ZNF268 gene encoding zinc finger protein 268, encoding MDVFVDFTWEEWQLLDSAQKQLYRSVMLENYRNLVSLGYQYTKPSIIFQLEQEELWMMHSPIPANTCKCTIWEIDGCVEWHQENQGKLGSVAEGYPCTAFGKLCLITANNASSRQRLHKCVTNGKSLKCNTGFSNNYAGKNPNDFHALRESSFLSRHEQAVIGIKYCENDESGKTANRKPLLICQQMHMGGKLFECSSCGKAFSSKSNLLVHQETHEEAKPYKCDGCGKDFSNKSYLVAHQRTHTGEKLHECSDCQKTFSFNSQLVIHQRIHTQENPYECCECGKVFTRRDQLVSHQRTHSGLKPYGCHECGKAFGLKSQLIIHQRIHTGEKPYECSDCQKAFNTKSNLMVHQRTHTGEKPYSCSECGKAFTFKSQLIVHQGAHSGVKPYGCNHCGKAFSLKSQLIVHQRSHTGVKPYGCNQCGKAFRSKSYLIIHQRTHTGEKLHECCECGRAFSFNSQLVIHQRIHTGENPYECSECGKAFSRKYQLISHQRTHAGEKPYECSDCGKTFGLKSQLMIHQRTHTGEKPYECSECQKAFNTKSNLIVHRRTHTGEKPYGCSECGKSFTFKSQLIVHQGAHTGVKPYGCNQCGKAFSLKSQLIVHQRSHTGLKPYGCIECGKAFRSKSYLIIHTRTHTGEKPHECSECGKSFSFNSQLIVHQRIHTGESPYECSDCGKAFNRKDQLISHQRTHAGEKPYGCSECGKAFSSKSYLIIHMRTHSGEKPYECHKCGKAFIWKSLLIVHERTHAGENPYKCSQCEKSFSGKLRLLVHQRMHTREKPYECNECKKAFIRKSQLIVHQRTHSGEKPYECSECGKTFSQKSILSAHQRTHTGEKPCKCAECGKAFCWKSQLIMHQRTHADEKHIGSLENFSAHQEPPEPPEPKGAPKAPGFRGHRPALSSRADTLID